In Salinarimonas sp., a genomic segment contains:
- a CDS encoding UDP-N-acetylmuramoyl-L-alanyl-D-glutamate--2,6-diaminopimelate ligase, whose amino-acid sequence MSDARLGDLLDETPPEARDVAIAGVAVDSRKVAAGFLFVAVPGTRVDGMSFVSAAIAAGAVAVAGEPERPADLPAQVAYIRVTDARAALAQAAARMHPRQPETILAVTGTAGKSSVADFARQIEAALGRACASLGTLGIVTASGATYGGLTTPDPVALHETLERLAADGITHLAMEASSHGLDQKRLDGVRLTAAAFTNLGRDHLDYHPTMEAYFEAKMRLFRALLPPDAPAVINADGDWSDRAEAVARETGRRVLTTGAKGADLRLVASARAGFAQRLTIAHAGGETEVDFPLIGDFQVENALVAAGLVVAAGAEPGAVLATLGGLTGVPGRLDRVGETNGALCVVDYAHKPDALRNVLETLRPFATGKLVVVVGCGGDRDPGKRPIMGRVAVEGADVVIVTDDNPRSEDPAAIRAAMLAAAPGAREIGDRAEAIRAGVALLGPGDVLVVAGKGHETGQIVGDRTLPFSDHEEVRAAIEARRS is encoded by the coding sequence GTGAGCGACGCGCGGCTCGGCGATCTTCTCGACGAGACCCCGCCCGAGGCGCGGGACGTCGCGATCGCCGGCGTCGCGGTGGACAGCCGCAAGGTCGCGGCGGGCTTCCTCTTCGTCGCCGTGCCCGGCACCCGGGTCGACGGCATGTCCTTCGTTTCCGCGGCGATCGCCGCGGGCGCGGTCGCGGTCGCGGGCGAGCCGGAGCGGCCCGCCGACCTGCCGGCGCAGGTCGCCTACATCCGCGTAACGGACGCCCGCGCTGCCCTGGCGCAGGCGGCGGCGCGCATGCATCCGCGCCAGCCGGAGACGATCCTCGCCGTCACCGGCACGGCGGGGAAGAGCTCGGTCGCCGATTTCGCCCGCCAGATCGAGGCCGCGCTCGGCCGCGCCTGCGCGAGCCTCGGCACGCTCGGCATCGTCACCGCGTCGGGCGCGACGTACGGCGGGCTGACGACGCCGGATCCGGTGGCGCTGCACGAGACGCTGGAGCGCCTCGCCGCGGACGGGATCACCCATCTCGCCATGGAGGCCTCCTCCCACGGCCTCGACCAGAAGCGCCTCGACGGCGTGCGCCTCACGGCCGCCGCCTTCACCAATCTCGGCCGCGACCATCTCGACTACCATCCGACGATGGAGGCCTATTTCGAGGCGAAGATGCGCCTGTTCCGGGCGCTGCTGCCGCCGGACGCGCCCGCCGTGATCAACGCCGACGGGGACTGGTCGGACCGCGCCGAGGCGGTCGCCCGCGAGACCGGCCGGCGGGTGCTCACCACGGGCGCGAAGGGCGCGGACCTGCGCCTCGTCGCGTCCGCGCGCGCGGGCTTCGCGCAGCGGCTCACGATCGCGCATGCGGGCGGGGAGACCGAGGTCGACTTCCCGCTGATCGGCGACTTCCAGGTCGAGAACGCCCTCGTCGCGGCGGGTCTCGTCGTCGCGGCGGGCGCCGAGCCCGGGGCCGTGCTCGCCACGCTCGGAGGGCTGACGGGCGTGCCCGGGCGCCTCGATCGCGTCGGCGAGACGAACGGGGCCTTGTGCGTGGTCGACTACGCCCACAAGCCCGACGCCCTGCGCAACGTGCTGGAAACGCTGCGCCCCTTCGCCACCGGCAAGCTCGTCGTCGTCGTCGGCTGCGGCGGCGACCGCGATCCCGGCAAGCGCCCGATCATGGGCCGCGTCGCCGTGGAGGGCGCCGACGTCGTCATCGTCACCGACGACAACCCCCGCAGCGAGGACCCCGCCGCCATCCGCGCCGCCATGCTCGCGGCCGCGCCCGGCGCGCGCGAGATCGGCGACCGGGCGGAGGCGATCCGCGCCGGCGTCGCGCTGCTCGGGCCGGGCGACGTCCTCGTCGTCGCGGGCAAGGGTCATGAAACCGGCCAAATCGTGGGCGACCGGACCCTGCCGTTCTCCGACCACGAGGAGGTCCGGGCGGCGATCGAGGCGAGGAGATCATGA
- a CDS encoding UDP-N-acetylmuramoylalanyl-D-glutamyl-2,6-diaminopimelate--D-alanyl-D-alanine ligase — MTRQDAAPLWTGEAARAAMDATAHGALPARIDGVSIDTRTLQPGDLFVAIVGDTNDGHDYVAQAFAEGAAAAVVAHDRAAALAGHGPLLAVEDTLAGLERLGRAARARTDAKIVAITGSVGKTGSKEALKVVLERAGRTHASAASYNNHWGVPLTLARMPAETEYGVFEIGMNHAGEIAPLTRMVRPHVAIVTTIEAVHIENFREIRGIADAKGEIFLGLEPGGVAVINRDNPHCERLALLAAASRAGRIVTFGEDERADVRAETIVTKPDLSIVDARVLGARLAYRMGMAGRHIALNSLAVLAAVKALGVDLALAALALGDVEPPAGRGARSEIAVVGGTITLVDESYNANPASVRAALDTLGQMELPWRGRRVAVLGDMLELGPEGPRLHRELAPVALAAGVDLVFTVGPLMKGLHGALPPERRGGWAETSDALAPTVAGALRAGDIVMVKGSRGVRTERIVKAIEERYSGAAAAAAAAGREG, encoded by the coding sequence ATGACGAGGCAGGACGCCGCTCCGCTCTGGACGGGGGAGGCCGCGCGCGCGGCCATGGACGCGACGGCGCATGGCGCGCTTCCGGCGCGCATCGACGGCGTTTCCATCGACACCCGCACGCTGCAGCCGGGGGACCTCTTCGTCGCCATCGTCGGGGACACCAACGACGGGCACGACTACGTCGCCCAGGCCTTCGCCGAGGGCGCGGCCGCCGCGGTCGTGGCGCACGACCGTGCGGCGGCGCTCGCCGGGCACGGCCCGTTGCTGGCCGTGGAGGACACGCTCGCCGGCCTCGAGCGGCTCGGTCGCGCGGCGCGGGCGCGCACGGACGCGAAGATCGTCGCGATCACCGGCTCGGTCGGCAAGACCGGCTCGAAGGAGGCGCTCAAGGTCGTGCTGGAGCGCGCCGGGCGCACCCACGCCTCCGCCGCCTCCTACAACAACCACTGGGGCGTGCCGCTGACGCTGGCCCGGATGCCGGCGGAGACGGAATACGGCGTGTTCGAGATCGGCATGAACCATGCCGGCGAGATCGCGCCCTTGACGCGCATGGTGCGCCCGCACGTGGCGATCGTCACGACGATCGAGGCGGTGCATATCGAGAATTTCCGCGAAATCCGCGGCATCGCCGACGCCAAGGGCGAGATCTTCCTCGGGCTCGAGCCCGGCGGCGTCGCCGTGATCAACCGCGACAACCCTCATTGCGAGCGCCTCGCGCTGCTCGCCGCGGCGAGCCGGGCCGGGCGCATCGTCACGTTCGGCGAGGACGAACGCGCCGACGTGCGGGCCGAGACCATCGTGACGAAGCCGGACCTCTCCATCGTCGACGCCCGCGTCCTCGGGGCGCGCCTCGCCTATCGGATGGGGATGGCGGGGCGGCACATCGCCCTGAACAGCCTCGCCGTTCTCGCGGCCGTGAAGGCGCTCGGCGTCGATCTCGCCCTCGCGGCGCTCGCGCTCGGCGACGTCGAGCCGCCGGCGGGCCGCGGGGCGCGCTCCGAGATCGCGGTCGTCGGCGGCACGATCACCCTCGTCGACGAGAGCTACAACGCCAACCCCGCCTCCGTGCGCGCCGCGCTCGACACGCTGGGGCAGATGGAGCTGCCCTGGCGCGGCCGGCGCGTCGCGGTGCTCGGCGACATGCTGGAGCTCGGCCCGGAAGGGCCGCGGCTCCATCGCGAGCTCGCCCCCGTCGCCCTCGCCGCCGGCGTCGACCTCGTCTTCACCGTGGGCCCGCTGATGAAGGGCCTCCACGGCGCGCTGCCGCCGGAGCGGCGCGGCGGCTGGGCGGAGACGTCGGACGCGCTCGCGCCGACGGTCGCCGGCGCGCTCAGGGCCGGCGACATCGTCATGGTCAAGGGGTCGCGGGGCGTGCGCACGGAAAGGATCGTCAAGGCGATCGAGGAGCGCTATAGCGGGGCCGCCGCGGCGGCCGCCGCCGCGGGCCGCGAAGGATAA
- the mraY gene encoding phospho-N-acetylmuramoyl-pentapeptide-transferase: MLVWLSDLSDTFGVLNVLRYITFRTGMATATGFLFVFWFGPAIIAALRVRQGKGQPIREDGPQSHLLTKRGTPTMGGLMILAGLIVSTLLWADLENAYVWIVMLVTVGFGAIGFYDDYLKVTKQSHKGFSGRSRLAIEAAIAGVAVVAIAWASSPDLANHLALPFLKDVLLDLGWFFVIFGAIVIVGAGNAVNLTDGLDGLAIVPVMIAAASFGFIAYLVGNAIFANYLQIHFVIGTGELAVICGALIGAGLGFLWFNAPPAQVFMGDTGSLALGGLLGAIAVATKHEIVLAIVGGLFVLEAASVIIQVVSFKLTGRRVFKMAPIHHHFEQLGWTEPQVVIRFWIIAVVLAMVGLATLKLR; encoded by the coding sequence ATGCTCGTCTGGCTCTCCGACCTCTCCGATACGTTCGGCGTCCTCAACGTCCTGCGCTACATCACCTTCCGCACGGGGATGGCGACGGCGACGGGCTTCCTGTTCGTCTTCTGGTTCGGACCCGCGATCATCGCGGCCTTGCGCGTGCGCCAGGGCAAGGGCCAGCCGATCCGCGAGGACGGGCCGCAATCGCATCTCCTGACGAAGCGCGGCACGCCGACCATGGGCGGGCTGATGATCCTCGCCGGCCTCATCGTCTCGACGCTGCTCTGGGCGGATCTCGAGAACGCCTATGTCTGGATCGTCATGCTGGTGACGGTGGGCTTCGGCGCCATCGGCTTCTACGACGACTATCTCAAGGTCACGAAGCAGTCCCACAAGGGCTTCTCCGGCCGCTCGCGCCTCGCCATCGAGGCGGCGATCGCGGGCGTCGCGGTGGTGGCGATCGCCTGGGCCTCCTCGCCGGACCTCGCCAACCACCTGGCGCTGCCCTTCCTCAAGGACGTGCTGCTCGATCTCGGCTGGTTCTTCGTGATCTTCGGGGCGATCGTCATCGTCGGCGCGGGCAACGCCGTGAACCTGACCGACGGGCTCGACGGCCTCGCCATCGTGCCGGTGATGATCGCGGCGGCGAGCTTCGGCTTCATCGCCTATCTCGTCGGCAACGCCATCTTCGCCAACTACCTGCAGATCCACTTCGTCATCGGCACCGGCGAGCTCGCCGTGATCTGCGGCGCGCTGATCGGCGCGGGGCTCGGCTTCCTGTGGTTCAACGCGCCCCCGGCGCAGGTCTTCATGGGCGACACGGGATCGCTGGCGCTCGGCGGGCTTCTCGGCGCCATCGCGGTGGCGACGAAGCACGAGATCGTGCTCGCCATCGTCGGCGGGCTCTTCGTGCTCGAGGCCGCCTCGGTGATCATCCAGGTGGTCTCGTTCAAGCTCACCGGGCGGCGCGTCTTCAAGATGGCGCCGATCCACCACCATTTCGAGCAGCTCGGCTGGACGGAGCCGCAGGTGGTGATCCGCTTCTGGATCATCGCCGTCGTGCTCGCCATGGTCGGCCTCGCCACCCTCAAGCTGCGCTGA
- the murD gene encoding UDP-N-acetylmuramoyl-L-alanine--D-glutamate ligase, which yields MTPATTFAGRSVALFGLGGSGLATAKALIAGGASVAAWDDAEAKRAEAAAAGVPVVDLAQADWAGFSALVLSPGVPLTHPAPHWTVEKARAAGIEIIGDIEIFCRERRAIAPDAPFLAITGTNGKSTTTALLAHILREAGFPVAMGGNIGTPILALDPPSEERVHVVEVSSFQIDLTPSLDPTIGCLLNITPDHLDRHGTLDAYAAIKERLVAGARTALVGVDDDLTNAIGRRLSEREGADVYPVSARGERPWGFFALGSEIRARNAGEALEEALVLADLDGVESLRGRHNAQNAAFACAAAWLSGAPPEAIRAGVRSFPGLAHRMEPAGARGRVRFVNDSKATNADSTEVALAAFDRVFWILGGKPKAGGITSLAPHFGRIAKAYLIGAATDAFAMTLQGSVPFERCGTLDVAVSRAAEDAAATGRDEVVLFSPACASFDQFANFEERGERFKALVKGLG from the coding sequence ATGACGCCCGCCACGACCTTCGCCGGGCGGTCGGTCGCCCTCTTCGGGCTCGGCGGCTCGGGCCTCGCCACCGCGAAGGCGCTGATCGCCGGCGGCGCGAGCGTCGCCGCCTGGGACGACGCCGAGGCCAAGCGCGCCGAGGCCGCGGCCGCGGGCGTGCCCGTAGTCGATCTCGCGCAGGCGGACTGGGCGGGCTTTTCCGCCCTCGTCCTCTCGCCGGGCGTGCCGCTGACCCATCCCGCGCCGCACTGGACGGTGGAGAAGGCGCGCGCGGCCGGGATCGAGATCATCGGCGACATCGAGATCTTCTGCCGCGAGCGCCGGGCGATCGCGCCCGACGCGCCGTTCCTCGCGATCACCGGCACGAACGGCAAGTCGACGACGACGGCGCTCCTCGCCCATATCCTGCGCGAGGCGGGCTTTCCGGTGGCCATGGGCGGCAACATCGGCACGCCGATCCTCGCGCTCGACCCGCCCTCCGAGGAGCGCGTGCACGTGGTCGAAGTGTCGTCCTTCCAGATCGACCTGACGCCCTCCCTCGACCCGACGATCGGCTGCCTCCTCAACATCACGCCCGACCATCTCGACCGGCACGGCACGCTGGACGCCTACGCCGCGATCAAGGAGCGGCTGGTGGCGGGCGCGCGCACGGCTTTGGTGGGCGTCGACGACGACCTGACGAACGCCATCGGCCGGCGCCTCTCCGAGCGGGAGGGGGCGGACGTCTACCCGGTCTCGGCGAGGGGCGAGCGGCCCTGGGGCTTCTTCGCGCTGGGGAGCGAGATCCGCGCCCGCAACGCCGGGGAGGCGCTCGAGGAGGCGCTGGTGCTCGCCGATCTCGATGGCGTCGAGAGCCTGCGCGGGCGCCACAACGCCCAGAACGCGGCCTTCGCCTGCGCCGCCGCCTGGCTCTCCGGCGCGCCGCCGGAGGCGATCCGCGCGGGCGTGCGTTCATTCCCCGGCCTCGCCCATCGCATGGAGCCGGCGGGCGCGCGGGGGCGCGTGCGCTTCGTCAACGATTCGAAGGCGACGAACGCGGATTCGACCGAGGTGGCGCTCGCCGCCTTCGATCGCGTGTTCTGGATCCTCGGCGGCAAGCCGAAGGCCGGGGGCATCACGTCCCTGGCCCCGCATTTCGGCCGGATCGCCAAGGCCTACCTGATCGGCGCGGCGACCGACGCGTTCGCAATGACGCTCCAGGGCAGCGTGCCCTTCGAGCGCTGCGGCACGCTCGACGTCGCCGTCTCCCGCGCGGCGGAGGACGCCGCCGCCACGGGCCGCGACGAGGTGGTGCTGTTCTCCCCCGCCTGCGCCTCCTTCGACCAGTTCGCGAATTTCGAGGAGCGCGGGGAGCGCTTCAAGGCGCTGGTGAAGGGGCTGGGGTGA
- a CDS encoding MarR family transcriptional regulator: MALTVDFKELVLNQVVSFATRFVQTVASTYVERHGIGLPELRTLFLLGRHGRLAPIRLAELAATDRATITRALRGLSERGLVAVAADPAHRRRTSAQLTASGAALHDHLARFVLQRNTWLKSHFSEDELATLLDLLGRLDALSQHLPRSPEIEPAQRPISSGERPGRER, translated from the coding sequence GTGGCCCTGACGGTCGACTTCAAGGAGCTCGTCCTCAACCAGGTGGTCTCCTTCGCCACGCGCTTCGTGCAGACGGTGGCCTCGACCTACGTCGAGCGCCACGGCATCGGCCTGCCCGAATTGCGCACGCTGTTCCTGCTCGGGCGCCACGGGCGGCTCGCGCCGATTCGCCTCGCCGAGCTCGCAGCGACGGACCGCGCCACAATCACGCGCGCCCTGCGCGGGCTCTCCGAGCGCGGCCTCGTCGCGGTCGCGGCGGATCCGGCTCATCGGCGGCGGACCTCCGCCCAGCTGACGGCGAGCGGAGCGGCGCTCCACGACCACCTCGCTCGGTTCGTGCTGCAGCGGAACACGTGGCTCAAGAGCCATTTCAGCGAGGACGAGCTCGCCACGCTGCTCGACCTGCTCGGCCGCCTCGACGCGCTCTCGCAGCATCTTCCGAGATCGCCGGAGATCGAGCCGGCTCAGCGCCCGATCTCGTCGGGCGAGCGACCCGGCCGAGAACGGTAG
- a CDS encoding trimeric intracellular cation channel family protein, with translation MPAFDTALAVLDWLGLVVFAVTGALVASRKEMDIVGFALLGTATGIGGGTLRDMILDAPVFWAAQPIYLGTCLAVSILVFFTAHVPQSRYTLVLWFDAAGLALFAVAGAEKALGLGADPLVAVFLGVATATFGGILRDVVGAEPSIALRREIYVTAAVLAAGAYVVLAHAGVPREIAIPAGIAAGFGLRGAALRFGWALPRYRSRPGRSPDEIGR, from the coding sequence ATGCCCGCCTTCGACACCGCTCTCGCCGTCCTCGACTGGCTCGGCCTCGTCGTCTTCGCCGTGACCGGGGCGCTCGTCGCCTCGCGCAAGGAGATGGACATCGTCGGCTTCGCGCTGCTCGGGACGGCGACCGGGATCGGCGGCGGGACCCTGCGCGACATGATCCTGGACGCGCCCGTGTTCTGGGCGGCGCAGCCGATCTATCTCGGCACCTGCCTCGCCGTCTCGATCCTGGTCTTCTTCACGGCGCACGTGCCGCAATCGCGCTACACGCTCGTGCTCTGGTTCGACGCGGCCGGGCTGGCGCTGTTCGCGGTGGCGGGCGCGGAGAAGGCGCTGGGGCTGGGCGCCGACCCGCTCGTCGCCGTGTTCCTCGGCGTCGCGACGGCGACCTTCGGCGGCATCCTGCGCGACGTCGTCGGGGCGGAGCCCTCGATCGCGCTCAGGCGCGAGATCTACGTCACCGCCGCCGTGCTCGCCGCGGGCGCCTACGTGGTGCTCGCGCACGCGGGCGTGCCGCGGGAGATCGCCATCCCGGCGGGAATCGCGGCCGGCTTCGGCCTGCGCGGAGCGGCCCTGCGCTTCGGCTGGGCGCTGCCGCGCTACCGTTCTCGGCCGGGTCGCTCGCCCGACGAGATCGGGCGCTGA
- a CDS encoding SWIB/MDM2 domain-containing protein has translation MAEKKANPALMKPLTPSPELAAVVGSDPLPRPEVVSKVWDYIKKHDLQNPQNKREIIADEKLQPVFGKDRVTMFEMNKHLSRHLHS, from the coding sequence ATGGCCGAGAAGAAAGCCAACCCGGCTCTGATGAAGCCCCTCACTCCCTCGCCCGAGCTCGCGGCGGTCGTCGGCTCGGATCCGCTGCCGCGTCCCGAGGTGGTGAGCAAGGTCTGGGACTACATCAAGAAGCACGATCTGCAGAACCCGCAGAACAAGCGCGAGATCATCGCCGACGAAAAGCTGCAGCCGGTCTTCGGCAAGGACCGGGTGACGATGTTCGAGATGAACAAGCACCTCTCCCGCCATCTGCACTCCTGA
- a CDS encoding glutamine amidotransferase, which produces MTSRDALPKPVLIVLHQETSTPGRVGRLLRERGHPLDIRRPRFDDPLPETLEHHAGAVIFGGPMSANDEDDFVKREIAWCAVPLREAKPFLGLCLGAQMLARHLGARVYPHEGGRAEIGYYPLQPTAEGTRLSARLGVDWPGHVYHWHREGFDCPRGAATLATGDDFPVQAVRAGPAAYAFQFHPEVTYAMTCRWTTRAHERLSLPGAQPRKAHLEGRLMHDPPVQLWLDAFLDHWLAGGMVDAAPNGSAMIDRAAAVSR; this is translated from the coding sequence ATGACCAGCCGCGACGCCCTGCCGAAACCCGTCCTGATCGTCCTGCATCAGGAAACCTCGACGCCCGGGCGCGTCGGCCGGCTTCTTCGCGAGCGGGGGCATCCCCTCGACATCCGGCGGCCGCGCTTCGACGACCCGCTGCCCGAGACGCTCGAGCACCATGCCGGGGCGGTGATCTTCGGCGGGCCGATGAGCGCCAACGACGAGGACGATTTCGTCAAGCGGGAGATCGCGTGGTGCGCCGTGCCGCTGCGCGAGGCGAAACCGTTCCTGGGGCTCTGCCTCGGCGCGCAGATGCTCGCCCGCCATCTCGGGGCGCGGGTCTACCCCCACGAGGGCGGGCGCGCCGAGATCGGCTATTACCCGCTCCAGCCGACCGCCGAGGGAACGCGGCTCTCCGCCCGCCTCGGCGTGGACTGGCCCGGCCACGTCTACCATTGGCACCGCGAGGGCTTCGACTGCCCCCGCGGGGCGGCGACGCTCGCCACCGGCGACGATTTCCCCGTCCAGGCCGTGCGCGCCGGGCCCGCCGCCTACGCCTTCCAGTTCCACCCGGAGGTCACCTACGCCATGACCTGCCGCTGGACGACCCGCGCCCACGAGCGCCTGTCCCTGCCCGGCGCGCAGCCGCGCAAGGCGCATCTGGAGGGCCGGCTGATGCACGACCCGCCGGTGCAGCTGTGGCTCGACGCCTTCCTGGACCATTGGCTCGCCGGCGGCATGGTCGACGCGGCGCCGAACGGCTCGGCCATGATCGACCGCGCGGCGGCCGTCTCGCGCTGA
- a CDS encoding SH3 domain-containing protein encodes MRRWAARILAASCGLLLAAAAWAVPVETTTGLNLRAGPGVGYRVIATMPAGEVVDLRGCDGAWCVVAYRGALGWASGRYLARIPFRPSTRRGLFDWLAPPRERVPVERLAPPPPGGAAPRVIERPAPRPAPTQRARPQPERSAPTASPPSGSGVLTGATPTVTVPRSDEAEPDGTSSTEAGRDTPPQTRSAGDEPSDASRATQAEPEEEVDEDEMRRRRRAPTGGSGADVL; translated from the coding sequence ATGCGGAGATGGGCGGCTCGGATCCTGGCGGCGTCGTGCGGGCTCCTGCTCGCGGCGGCCGCCTGGGCGGTTCCGGTCGAGACCACCACCGGGCTGAACCTGCGCGCGGGACCCGGCGTCGGCTACAGGGTGATCGCGACCATGCCGGCCGGCGAGGTGGTCGACCTGCGCGGCTGCGACGGCGCATGGTGCGTCGTCGCGTATCGCGGCGCCCTCGGCTGGGCGAGCGGGCGCTATCTGGCGCGCATCCCCTTCCGGCCGAGCACGCGCCGCGGATTGTTCGACTGGCTGGCGCCGCCGCGGGAGCGCGTTCCCGTCGAGAGGCTCGCGCCGCCGCCGCCGGGCGGCGCGGCGCCGCGGGTGATCGAGCGACCCGCCCCGCGGCCCGCGCCGACGCAGCGGGCGCGCCCGCAGCCGGAGCGCTCCGCCCCGACGGCCTCGCCGCCCTCCGGATCGGGCGTGCTCACGGGCGCGACCCCGACCGTCACCGTACCGCGCTCGGACGAGGCGGAGCCGGACGGAACGTCCTCGACGGAGGCGGGGCGCGACACGCCCCCGCAGACCCGATCGGCCGGGGACGAGCCGAGCGACGCGTCCCGCGCGACGCAGGCCGAGCCCGAGGAGGAGGTCGACGAGGACGAGATGCGGCGACGGCGGCGTGCGCCGACGGGCGGGTCGGGCGCCGACGTGCTCTGA
- a CDS encoding LysE family translocator: MSIEFLVTSLIVVVSPGTGVLYTLATGLSRGTRASIVAAFGCTLGIVPHMAAAITGLAAVLHTSAVAFEILRYMGVAYLLYMAWRTLREHGALTVDESVAPSSALRTILRGVLLNVLNPKLSIFFFAFLPQFVGPSDPAVLWRMLELSAVFMLMTFAVFVVYGAFAAFMRRMVISNPGVLVWMRRTFAGAFAVLGLQLALAARP; this comes from the coding sequence ATGTCGATCGAGTTTCTCGTCACCTCGCTGATCGTGGTCGTCTCACCGGGCACCGGCGTGCTCTATACCCTGGCCACCGGCCTCTCGCGCGGCACGCGCGCGAGCATCGTCGCCGCCTTCGGCTGCACCCTCGGGATCGTTCCGCACATGGCGGCGGCGATCACGGGGCTCGCGGCGGTGCTGCACACGAGCGCGGTCGCCTTCGAGATCCTGCGCTACATGGGCGTCGCCTACCTGCTCTACATGGCCTGGCGGACGCTCAGGGAGCACGGCGCGCTGACGGTGGACGAGAGCGTCGCGCCGTCGTCCGCCCTGCGCACGATCCTGCGCGGGGTCCTGCTCAACGTCCTCAATCCGAAGCTGTCGATCTTCTTCTTCGCCTTCCTGCCCCAGTTCGTCGGCCCGAGCGATCCGGCCGTGCTGTGGCGGATGCTCGAGCTCAGCGCGGTCTTCATGCTGATGACCTTCGCCGTCTTCGTCGTGTACGGCGCCTTCGCCGCCTTCATGCGCCGGATGGTGATCTCGAACCCGGGCGTCCTGGTCTGGATGCGCCGGACCTTCGCCGGCGCCTTCGCCGTGCTCGGTCTCCAGCTCGCCCTCGCGGCGCGCCCCTGA
- a CDS encoding phenylalanine--tRNA ligase beta subunit-related protein, with product MYFLHADEIWSRHPSLAVLTMVVDEVRAMRRDPAIVAPLVEETRARLAVPEAEMPEIAAWREAFSRMGLKPTQYRCASEALLRRFRKEGALPQLHPVVDYLNFASMSAGIPIAVFDRDEIAGGLIVRQAHGDERYLTFQGEIETPAQGETIFADEKGAAHARRWTNRQSALSAVGAETDRVLIVSEAHHPGARSDLTALEHRLARDLTALGARVLSAKTLDSQERRLDL from the coding sequence ATGTACTTCCTGCACGCCGACGAAATCTGGTCGCGACACCCGTCGCTCGCCGTTCTGACCATGGTCGTGGACGAGGTGCGCGCCATGCGCCGGGACCCCGCGATCGTCGCGCCGCTCGTCGAGGAGACGCGCGCGCGCCTGGCCGTCCCGGAGGCCGAGATGCCCGAGATCGCCGCGTGGCGCGAAGCGTTCTCGCGCATGGGCTTGAAGCCCACCCAGTACCGCTGCGCGTCGGAGGCCCTGTTGCGGCGCTTCCGGAAGGAGGGCGCGCTTCCGCAGCTGCATCCGGTCGTCGACTATCTGAATTTCGCCTCGATGAGCGCCGGCATACCGATCGCGGTGTTCGACCGCGACGAGATCGCCGGCGGGCTCATCGTCCGGCAGGCGCACGGGGACGAGCGCTACCTCACCTTCCAGGGCGAGATCGAAACGCCCGCGCAGGGCGAGACGATCTTCGCCGACGAGAAGGGCGCGGCTCATGCCCGCCGCTGGACCAACCGCCAGAGCGCGCTCTCCGCGGTCGGCGCCGAGACGGACCGGGTCCTGATCGTGTCCGAGGCGCATCATCCCGGGGCCCGCTCCGATCTGACGGCTCTCGAGCACCGCCTCGCGCGCGACCTGACGGCCCTCGGCGCCCGCGTCCTCTCCGCGAAGACGCTCGATTCGCAGGAGCGCCGGCTGGACCTCTGA
- a CDS encoding NnrU family protein, with amino-acid sequence MLEFAAALLVFLLAHSLPARLGLKDRLVARVGRGPYLAGYSILSVALLAWLVDAARRAPVVPLWYPAPWQAWIPLLAMPVAAVLLVAGLVQPNPLSITLRAGETPGAIVRLTRHPVLWGFLVWALSHVPPNGDLVSLVLFGGMAAFAALGMPLLDRRARLRLGDARWRALAKPGVTGAGWSGLALAALAALALYAWFLVHGHAWLIGVDPTAWIAG; translated from the coding sequence ATGCTCGAATTCGCCGCAGCCCTCCTCGTCTTCCTGCTCGCCCACAGCCTGCCGGCGCGGCTGGGGCTGAAGGACCGGCTCGTCGCGCGGGTGGGTCGGGGACCTTATCTCGCCGGCTATTCGATCCTCTCCGTCGCGCTCCTGGCCTGGCTGGTCGATGCGGCGCGACGCGCGCCCGTCGTCCCGCTCTGGTATCCGGCGCCCTGGCAGGCCTGGATACCGCTCCTCGCGATGCCCGTCGCCGCCGTGCTCCTCGTCGCGGGGCTCGTCCAGCCCAACCCGCTCTCGATCACGCTGCGCGCCGGCGAGACGCCCGGCGCGATCGTGCGGCTGACGCGGCATCCGGTCCTGTGGGGCTTTCTCGTCTGGGCGCTCTCGCACGTTCCGCCGAACGGAGACCTGGTGTCGCTCGTGCTGTTCGGCGGCATGGCCGCCTTCGCCGCGCTCGGCATGCCGCTTCTCGATCGGCGTGCGCGGCTCAGGCTCGGCGACGCCCGCTGGCGGGCGCTCGCGAAGCCCGGCGTCACCGGCGCCGGCTGGAGCGGGCTCGCGCTCGCCGCGCTCGCCGCCCTCGCTCTCTACGCCTGGTTCCTCGTCCACGGCCATGCCTGGCTGATCGGCGTCGACCCCACCGCCTGGATCGCGGGATGA